The sequence attctgattataaaaactaatcatatgtatttactttttctaggtctctcagagtagacttggcctcaatgactactatattgtttgtgcatactttatgttgtattttaaattcaatgcatcctgattataaaaactaatcatatgtatttttttttctaggtctctcagagtagacttgccctcaatgactactattgtttgtgcatactttatgttgtattttgagagatataaatccttattattataatttaaatagactatttattttattttagatatgtcttcttgattacattttgtgtacaatatacataaatgagagactactggtcaaatttatgaatgagataattatgttttaatcaagttctattcattatatttgttaaatgatactttttgatttagaatatgttataattataagatatgtttcgatacttagttcaagatgtatgcacatgtagtttatctaatcacaagaactatttaaataaaattccaaaaataaaattacaagtccacataatgcctataaagttgtttaagcacaacttccataaataaaatttcaagtccacataatatataaagtatgcgcaaaatttcaagtccacataatttcaagtcaatatatatgatctaatgtgcacataatttcaagtccacataatatctaatgcgcacaatacacataaagtatgcacataatatatatgatctaatcctattatgaaactatccatatatataaagtatgggtgtgcacgtgtaaacaaatatgtaaagcccgtaaaatagtacatatcagagccaaataaatagtaaaatttcaagtccacataatccatataatatctaatccatatatatgtctagatggtaacatgatgttcactccacataatatctaatgtgcacaaaatatataaagtatgcacaaaatatatatgatctaatcctattatgcaactatccatatatataaagtatgtgcacgtgtaaacaaatgtgtaaagtccataaaaaagtacatatcaaagccaaataaatagtaaaatctaagtgctatcatcaataacatctcgtggtctcttgtccccaggacgtggtccagatccacctgtctcatgctgtacaataaaaaaataatattaaaatattacttgaaattaactattaaaagaatcatttatcaaatatagtagaattcgtaaattaagttacaaacttaccatatgctcatcagatcctgtagcagtatctctcttgtccccaggacgtggtccagatccacctgtctcatgctgtacaataaaaaaataatattaaaatattacttgaaattaactattaaaagaatcatttatcaaatatagtagaattcgtaaattaagttacaaacttaccatatgctcatcagatcctatagcagtatctctcttgtcctcgggacgtggtccagatccacctgtctcatgctgtacaataaaaaaataatattaaaatattacttgaaattaactattaaaagaatcatttatcaaatatagtagaattcataaattaagttacaaacttaccatatgctcatcagatcctgtagcagtatctcctctagcagtatcttgtgcagtatcaacaccaaatgcagtgctagctaactcctgtacaaggtcaaattcaaagtgtccaattaaatcttaaattaagagtcaaaataagatcaaattaagtattacatattaatacctcaaaggatgtcgatgtgcgttcaaattggctctgatcaaaattatgaggataacctatcctaatggtagtgtccacctgcatacatgcatttaatgaaatcatatttagtgaacatatatatgtgtactaaataatttcaagtaaagttacaatattgtaagagttcatatttaagttaagaattataagatacataccatagatggtgtcacaatagtcagaccctcttcttgatgtgatgtagagggtccctcatgacctgaatcctggagaaagaagcattcaatgtatcaacatgaaaatttatataatatacgacgatagcatattaacttaaaaagatctagtacaatgtctagatataaATTTATACtgtaccccataaggtgtgccgagttgtcttccagtagatgcaatattaactctaatattaggcgtagtccttatctacataaacaaaatttatttaatgaagtattagattgtataaaaaaagagatgcacttagtttatacctatatttaataaaGTACATAAAaacattgacatgtacatgtatattatatatatctatacctggtcaagatgaacatccgagcaaagaaaatccatataagatgtcatcatactatcatctgctgcatcatgctcatctggaactgaagtagatcctgcagcagtagtaggacctaaacacgtctcatgacaactcgaacacatatgtggcatccatcgaggagcagatgccatgtgagcagcttgctcactcaggttccctgtgagggaagtcaaagcatctaatgtcgaaatgaatgatgtattttggacatctgcaggaatcgatggagcaacaagtggaactatgggtggatccggtaggggattattactccgtgcccctaatctatgctgtggcattccacgaccaacaccctggaatgacttaatatcaaaataatttggtttttggttcattacaaactcacagtataatttcttcaaaaaataaaaagggacctcataattacgatgtggtggataatcaaaaaccatccaccatctatcccaaaagtatctagccatttctggatgcacacaccacctaattgaaattcttttctggttaggttgcattggttctcttgtttttgggttggtaaaatatggacataaatgagctttggttattttcaaatctgtgatttgtctataagttaaaccatcggcataaaaatcacgcaactcttgtcgtcgtctatgaaattgatctaattgagaatcaacagatctaactgactcgacaacagtttgcattgattttgcaaactctacaagatggggtggcgtgacttgctcattttggatagcagcaatgttttgttcaatcacttgtaggttttcattaattcgttctcttaaactaatttcatccaatctagggggttgtggtggtggtggtggtggtggtggtggtggaggaggaggaggaggaggaggaggaggaggagggggttgtggtgggggattttcacctaatagttcatctatgtcaaaaacatcc is a genomic window of Cryptomeria japonica chromosome 7, Sugi_1.0, whole genome shotgun sequence containing:
- the LOC131857204 gene encoding uncharacterized protein LOC131857204; translated protein: MNQKPNYFDIKSFQGVGRGMPQHRLGARSNNPLPDPPIVPLVAPSIPADVQNTSFISTLDALTSLTGNLSEQAAHMASAPRWMPHMCSSCHETCLGPTTAAGSTSVPDEHDAADDSMMTSYMDFLCSDVHLDQIRTTPNIRVNIASTGRQLGTPYGDSGHEGPSTSHQEEGLTIVTPSMVDTTIRIGYPHNFDQSQFERTSTSFEELASTAFGVDTAQDTARGDTATGSDEHMHETGGSGPRPEDKRDTAIGSDEHMHETGGSGPRPGDKRDTATGSDEHMHETGGSGPRPGDKRPRDVIDDST